The Acidobacteriaceae bacterium genome includes a region encoding these proteins:
- a CDS encoding carboxypeptidase regulatory-like domain-containing protein has product MSLAKFRSVSSTLVFAFVLAFLAFPAHAVDVNARIKGTVTDPSGAVVPGATVTATNIATGVKYPTKSLSTGDYLFPQLPVGTYSITVSAPGFNSFTATGIVLNIDQEYVEPVKLQVGNTTETLEVAADAVQVNTTDMQLNNIVNSGQMEELPLIGRNFTALETTLPGVQPTDTRFSGTYSVSGAQAQQSEYLINGADTNDIALNTIVFVPNLDAIDQFNLIDGPLNAEYDRNSGGIVTATIKQGTNRFHGTGFEYYRDTFLNTNGFFQKQFSGGKRIDVISPYHQNIFGGTIGGPVFKDKLFFFGAYQGTHQRVPEGTYNNTVLTSNQLAGNFSSDVGNFSTNPIPSSISIPGCTTGETWADCLDSARGSAAAGYVPTSAFNALTTKLAKQYVPAANNGAFYTLNATENTTANQYIGRVDYNLNPKNQITVLGLYLSQNLLEGVPFSGATLPGFGDGSIEHIQQWTVDYVRQLSTTAVNDLSAHYTRFNYNTGKPQQVMLPSSAGFSITPNDTTNATLPNISVNGGSPGGFSIGGTTNGPQPRIDQVIQLDDNFTKSFGHHSLKFGYDGRKFSVWNLFDARNSGAYSFDTNGAYSTGDAFLDYLLGIPDTYAQGTGNLIAATAFLNYVFAQDSWKVTNTLTLNYGLGYSMDTPMMNHQYGGEAVACFIVGEKSNIFPGAPTNMAFPGDPGCYNSGQAVKHWGELGPRFGFAWAPDLGWISGQPGKFSVRGGFGIYYDRTEEESSLQTLGTPPFGFQSGGANDFGGTPSVVNPFVDINGGNDPTGAPLSQTSENNRFPYVAPSRGSSIAWSSLEPVFNISSYDQSFRAPYSENFQLSVERELPSRMVARLSYVGALGKHNQVTYEGDYETAAGHAACVADPSCVAQRNSQSGVYPSHTIGNNPNFIEIGEVGSYASSNYNSLQASITKAVTHGLQFQASYTYAHAMDDASSFENSGFGNSGQRAWNQFQKSLNYGDSTYDVRHHFVFSPVYTSPLIHGSAFSPMSLALSGWEISGILTLNTGEPYDISYAGTTGRSLWCSPNYSFYACPDVPVQSGPLVRTNPRNLSAKGQWFANNGFITDEPIGSFGNVHRNPYHGPGANNTNLVLAKNFILSNDGVMRLQLRMESDNVFNHTSFNNPSSLWEVGGANTAFGEITSAANARQTQLGARFYF; this is encoded by the coding sequence ATGTCTTTGGCTAAGTTTCGAAGCGTCTCGTCGACGCTGGTTTTCGCATTCGTACTGGCGTTTCTTGCATTCCCGGCCCACGCAGTAGACGTAAATGCCCGCATCAAGGGAACCGTTACGGATCCTTCGGGCGCAGTCGTCCCCGGCGCCACCGTCACGGCGACCAACATCGCCACCGGGGTCAAATACCCCACGAAGAGCCTTTCTACCGGCGACTATCTCTTCCCGCAGCTCCCGGTCGGCACCTACAGCATCACGGTCAGCGCACCCGGCTTCAACAGCTTCACCGCCACCGGCATTGTCCTCAACATCGATCAGGAGTATGTTGAGCCGGTCAAGCTTCAGGTCGGCAACACCACCGAGACCCTTGAGGTCGCCGCCGACGCCGTCCAGGTCAACACGACCGACATGCAGCTCAACAACATCGTCAACTCCGGACAGATGGAAGAGCTGCCGCTCATCGGCCGCAACTTCACGGCGCTCGAAACTACACTTCCTGGCGTCCAGCCGACCGACACGCGCTTCTCCGGCACCTACTCCGTCAGCGGCGCTCAGGCACAGCAGTCTGAGTATCTGATCAATGGCGCCGACACGAACGACATCGCGCTCAACACCATCGTGTTCGTCCCGAACCTCGACGCGATCGATCAATTCAACCTGATCGACGGTCCGCTGAATGCGGAGTATGACCGCAACTCGGGCGGCATCGTCACTGCGACCATCAAGCAGGGTACTAACCGCTTCCACGGCACTGGTTTTGAGTACTATCGCGATACCTTCCTGAACACGAACGGCTTCTTCCAGAAGCAGTTCTCTGGTGGCAAGCGAATTGACGTCATCAGCCCCTACCACCAGAACATCTTCGGTGGCACCATCGGTGGTCCGGTATTCAAGGACAAGCTCTTCTTCTTCGGCGCGTATCAGGGCACGCATCAGCGCGTACCGGAGGGGACTTACAACAACACGGTTCTCACCTCGAATCAACTCGCGGGCAACTTCAGCTCGGACGTCGGAAACTTCAGCACGAATCCAATTCCCAGCTCCATAAGCATCCCGGGTTGCACCACCGGGGAGACATGGGCCGACTGCTTGGACAGCGCTCGCGGATCCGCCGCCGCCGGTTACGTTCCCACTAGTGCCTTCAACGCGCTGACCACGAAGCTCGCCAAGCAGTACGTTCCAGCCGCGAACAACGGCGCGTTCTATACCCTCAACGCTACTGAGAACACGACCGCTAACCAGTACATCGGCCGCGTCGACTACAACCTGAACCCCAAGAACCAGATCACTGTCCTCGGACTTTATCTGAGCCAGAATCTTCTTGAAGGCGTTCCCTTTAGCGGCGCGACGCTCCCCGGCTTCGGCGACGGCAGCATCGAGCACATCCAGCAGTGGACCGTCGACTACGTGCGTCAACTAAGCACGACGGCCGTCAACGATCTGTCGGCCCACTACACCCGCTTCAACTACAACACGGGCAAGCCGCAGCAGGTCATGCTGCCCAGCTCCGCTGGCTTCAGCATCACGCCAAACGACACAACCAATGCGACCCTGCCCAACATCTCGGTCAACGGCGGTTCGCCGGGGGGCTTTTCCATCGGCGGTACAACAAACGGACCGCAGCCCCGTATCGATCAGGTTATCCAGCTCGATGACAACTTCACCAAGAGCTTCGGCCACCACAGTCTTAAGTTCGGCTATGACGGTCGCAAGTTCTCCGTGTGGAACCTCTTCGATGCTCGCAATAGCGGCGCATACTCGTTCGACACCAACGGTGCCTACTCGACCGGCGACGCCTTCCTCGATTACCTCCTTGGCATCCCTGACACCTATGCGCAGGGCACCGGCAACCTGATCGCGGCAACGGCCTTCCTGAACTACGTCTTTGCGCAGGACTCGTGGAAGGTCACCAACACACTTACGCTCAACTATGGTCTCGGGTATTCGATGGATACCCCGATGATGAATCATCAGTACGGCGGCGAGGCTGTTGCCTGCTTCATCGTCGGCGAAAAATCGAATATCTTCCCTGGCGCGCCCACCAACATGGCGTTCCCCGGAGACCCCGGTTGCTATAACTCAGGTCAGGCTGTGAAGCACTGGGGCGAACTCGGCCCGCGCTTCGGCTTCGCCTGGGCACCCGATCTCGGTTGGATCTCCGGCCAGCCCGGCAAGTTCTCCGTCCGTGGCGGCTTTGGTATCTACTACGACCGCACCGAGGAAGAGAGTTCGCTCCAGACCCTCGGCACGCCGCCCTTCGGCTTCCAGAGCGGTGGCGCAAATGACTTCGGCGGAACTCCTTCCGTCGTGAATCCGTTCGTGGACATCAACGGTGGCAACGACCCGACTGGCGCACCTCTCAGCCAGACGAGTGAGAACAACCGCTTCCCTTATGTCGCTCCGTCCCGCGGATCCAGCATCGCCTGGAGCAGCCTGGAGCCCGTCTTCAACATCAGCAGCTACGATCAATCCTTCCGTGCCCCTTACTCGGAGAACTTCCAACTCTCCGTGGAGCGTGAACTCCCCTCGCGTATGGTGGCTCGCCTCAGCTACGTAGGTGCTCTTGGCAAGCACAATCAGGTCACCTATGAGGGCGATTACGAGACAGCCGCAGGTCACGCGGCCTGCGTCGCCGATCCGAGCTGCGTTGCACAACGCAATTCGCAATCGGGTGTCTATCCAAGCCATACCATTGGAAACAACCCCAACTTCATCGAGATCGGCGAAGTAGGTTCCTACGCAAGCTCTAACTACAACTCTTTACAGGCAAGCATCACCAAGGCTGTTACCCATGGCTTGCAGTTCCAGGCCAGCTACACCTACGCTCACGCGATGGACGATGCGTCGAGCTTCGAGAACAGCGGCTTCGGCAACAGTGGTCAGCGAGCTTGGAACCAGTTCCAGAAGTCGTTGAACTACGGCGATTCGACCTACGACGTGCGTCATCACTTTGTCTTCTCGCCCGTCTATACCTCACCCCTGATTCATGGCAGCGCCTTCAGTCCAATGAGCCTCGCGCTCTCAGGCTGGGAGATCAGCGGAATCCTGACGCTGAACACCGGCGAGCCGTATGACATCTCCTATGCTGGCACCACCGGGCGCTCGCTCTGGTGCTCGCCCAACTACAGCTTCTACGCCTGCCCGGACGTTCCTGTTCAGTCGGGTCCGCTCGTTCGCACCAACCCACGCAATCTGTCCGCAAAGGGCCAGTGGTTTGCCAACAACGGCTTCATCACTGACGAACCGATCGGCAGCTTCGGTAACGTGCATCGCAACCCGTATCACGGGCCGGGGGCCAACAACACGAACCTCGTTCTCGCGAAGAACTTCATCCTTTCCAACGATGGTGTCATGAGGTTGCAGCTCCGCATGGAAAGCGATAACGTCTTCAACCACACGAGCTTCAACAACCCGAGTTCACTTTGGGAGGTCGGTGGCGCCAATACCGCCTTCGGCGAAATCACTTCCGCCGCGAACGCACGTCAGACGCAGCTCGGCGCAAGATTCTACTTCTAA
- a CDS encoding carboxypeptidase-like regulatory domain-containing protein: MDLSRLRCILSSLLLVFLLAFATLPASAIDVNGRIKGTVTDPSGAVLPGVQVTATNSATGVKFETKTLSDGNYLFPQLPVGTYSISVSAQGFKAFTITGIIINIDQEYVQPVKLEVGNRTETLEVAADAVQVNTTDMQLGNIVDSSQMVELPLINRNFTGLELIEPGVQASSDRFGTYSASGSQTQQSEFVVNGADTNDLALNTLTYTPNLDAINQFNLLEGPLNAEYDRNSGGIVSATIKQGTNHFHGDAFEFYRDTFLNTASFFQYSPSTGLKTVSKYHQNVFGGTLGGPIFRDKLFFFGAYQGTRQVVPEAGGTGIYVPDANNLGGNFSEFLKSSSNQFNYSFSTAKVPATITGIPGCPPGSVWSVCLGAAGTNGVVPTSAFNPISVAMIKAYVPSPNSGTYGYNFNPVVTTKADQEMGRIDFALNPTNQFTFVGVYQHQVAPETLPFTGATVPGFGDVSTQYTQQYTFDYVHQFNASTVNEFQVHWTRFNYQAVFPQNPVSPSSAGFQISPQNTAAEGLPLMSVSGFFTLGFSTNGPQPRIDQVYQLGDSVSKVIGNHSFKFGYDGRRFNVSNPFSARNNGSYSFTSTSTYSTGVPILDFLLGIPASYSQSSGATIQADAFLNYLFAQDTWKVSDSLTFDYGMGYSLDTPLREHQYQGKAVICLIGGQQSTVFPTAPKGLNYPGDPGCSTSATATMHYGEFGPRIGFAWSPTSLGWLSGGAHRFSIRGGFGIYYDRTEEESSLETLTTPPFGLTSTGVNDYSTTTTGTLVPEFGNPYVDINSGTVYANKFPYTFPTPGAPINWAKLEPVSKSTYAPNFRAPYAENFQLSLEREFPAKVVARLSYVGSLAHRNQVDYEGNYETAAGHAACLANPACSAPSANPYVVNTNANNQMKLYPGNTAWGSVDPNTGLTGFTSIGEDASEGSSNYNALQASVQKAYTHGLQFQLSYTFSHALDDGSSFENSGFGSSGRGYNQYDKALNYGNSSYDARQRLVFAPIYISPILHGSSWYSPKNLALSGWEITGIMTLATGFPYDISYAGGSSNSLWCSSSNSFYACPDVPNQVGPLVRLNPRVRVGANDVPSQTATATGWFAYNTGFVTPEAIGTFGNEGRNAYHGPGINNTNLIIARNFNMSSDGLRRLRLSMESDNVFNHTNFANPSATPTFNSSGTPTGTFGQITSTNSAYPARQTQLAAKFYF, from the coding sequence ATGGATCTTTCTAGGCTGCGGTGCATTCTGTCGTCTCTTCTTCTCGTCTTCCTTCTTGCCTTTGCCACCCTTCCCGCCAGCGCGATTGACGTGAACGGCCGCATCAAGGGCACCGTAACCGATCCCTCCGGCGCCGTCTTGCCTGGCGTCCAGGTCACAGCCACAAACTCAGCGACTGGGGTCAAGTTCGAGACCAAGACTCTCTCCGACGGCAACTATCTCTTCCCGCAGCTTCCGGTCGGCACTTACAGCATCTCGGTCTCCGCCCAGGGCTTCAAAGCCTTCACCATTACCGGCATCATCATCAACATCGACCAGGAGTACGTGCAGCCCGTCAAACTCGAGGTCGGAAACCGCACGGAAACCCTCGAAGTCGCCGCCGATGCTGTCCAGGTCAACACCACGGACATGCAGCTCGGCAACATTGTTGACTCCAGTCAGATGGTTGAGCTGCCGCTGATCAACCGAAACTTCACTGGCCTCGAGCTCATCGAGCCCGGCGTACAGGCTTCCAGTGATCGCTTCGGCACCTACTCTGCCAGCGGCTCTCAGACGCAACAGTCTGAGTTCGTCGTCAACGGTGCCGACACAAATGATCTTGCGCTGAATACCCTCACCTATACGCCGAATCTGGACGCGATCAACCAGTTTAATCTCTTGGAAGGTCCTCTGAATGCCGAGTACGACCGCAACTCGGGCGGCATCGTGAGCGCGACGATAAAACAAGGCACAAACCATTTCCATGGCGACGCGTTTGAGTTTTACCGCGACACTTTTCTGAACACCGCAAGCTTCTTTCAATACAGCCCGTCAACCGGGCTGAAGACCGTATCAAAGTACCACCAGAACGTCTTTGGTGGCACCCTCGGCGGCCCCATCTTCAGGGACAAACTGTTCTTCTTCGGCGCCTATCAGGGCACTCGCCAGGTCGTTCCAGAGGCCGGCGGCACAGGAATTTATGTCCCTGATGCCAACAATCTGGGCGGCAACTTCTCTGAGTTCTTGAAATCTTCCAGCAATCAATTCAACTACAGCTTCAGCACCGCCAAGGTGCCCGCGACGATTACTGGCATTCCAGGCTGCCCTCCGGGTTCGGTTTGGTCTGTTTGCCTCGGCGCCGCCGGAACAAACGGCGTGGTGCCGACGTCGGCCTTTAATCCCATTTCCGTTGCAATGATCAAGGCTTATGTCCCCTCGCCCAACAGCGGAACCTACGGTTACAACTTCAACCCCGTTGTAACGACCAAAGCTGATCAGGAGATGGGACGCATTGATTTTGCGCTGAATCCGACGAATCAGTTCACGTTCGTCGGCGTGTACCAGCACCAGGTCGCACCCGAAACTCTGCCATTCACCGGCGCCACTGTCCCTGGCTTCGGCGACGTGAGTACGCAATACACCCAGCAATACACCTTCGACTATGTCCATCAGTTCAACGCGTCGACCGTAAACGAGTTCCAGGTCCACTGGACACGCTTCAACTATCAGGCGGTCTTTCCACAGAATCCCGTCTCTCCCTCGAGCGCCGGCTTCCAGATCAGCCCACAGAACACGGCGGCCGAAGGCCTGCCGCTCATGAGCGTCTCCGGCTTCTTTACTCTTGGTTTTTCCACCAATGGCCCGCAGCCTCGCATCGACCAGGTTTACCAGCTTGGTGACAGCGTTTCCAAGGTCATTGGAAACCACTCGTTCAAGTTCGGCTATGACGGTCGCCGCTTCAATGTTTCCAATCCGTTCAGCGCACGCAACAACGGAAGCTACAGCTTCACGTCAACATCCACCTACAGCACTGGCGTGCCGATCCTCGACTTCCTGCTCGGAATTCCGGCTAGCTACTCCCAGAGTTCCGGCGCTACCATCCAGGCCGATGCTTTCCTCAACTATCTCTTCGCGCAGGACACCTGGAAGGTCTCCGACAGCTTAACGTTCGATTACGGCATGGGCTACTCGCTCGATACACCTCTGCGCGAGCATCAGTACCAGGGCAAGGCGGTCATCTGCCTTATCGGCGGCCAGCAGTCCACCGTCTTCCCGACCGCGCCGAAGGGCCTGAATTATCCGGGCGACCCCGGCTGCTCGACCAGCGCCACGGCAACCATGCATTACGGCGAGTTTGGTCCGCGCATTGGTTTCGCCTGGTCGCCGACCAGTCTCGGTTGGCTCTCTGGTGGCGCTCACAGGTTCTCCATCCGTGGCGGTTTCGGCATTTACTACGACCGCACCGAGGAGGAGAGCTCGCTCGAGACTCTCACCACACCACCGTTCGGTCTCACCTCGACTGGAGTTAATGACTACTCCACTACCACCACTGGGACTCTCGTTCCCGAATTCGGCAACCCTTACGTGGATATCAACTCCGGTACGGTTTACGCGAACAAGTTCCCGTACACCTTCCCCACGCCCGGTGCGCCTATCAACTGGGCCAAGCTGGAGCCGGTCTCAAAGAGCACCTACGCGCCAAATTTCCGTGCTCCCTATGCCGAGAACTTCCAGCTCAGCCTCGAGCGTGAATTTCCAGCAAAGGTAGTTGCGCGGCTCAGCTACGTTGGTTCGCTCGCCCACCGCAATCAGGTCGACTACGAAGGCAATTACGAGACAGCCGCCGGACACGCAGCTTGCCTTGCCAATCCGGCCTGCTCAGCACCGAGCGCCAACCCGTACGTCGTAAACACGAACGCCAATAACCAGATGAAACTCTACCCGGGGAACACCGCCTGGGGAAGCGTTGATCCGAACACCGGCCTGACTGGCTTTACCAGCATTGGCGAAGACGCGTCCGAAGGAAGCTCAAACTACAACGCCCTGCAGGCCAGCGTTCAAAAGGCTTACACGCACGGTCTGCAGTTCCAGTTGAGCTATACGTTTTCGCACGCACTTGACGACGGCTCCAGCTTTGAGAACTCCGGGTTCGGCTCCAGTGGCCGTGGCTACAACCAATACGATAAAGCCCTCAACTACGGCAATTCGTCGTATGACGCGCGTCAGCGCCTCGTGTTTGCCCCAATCTATATCTCGCCCATTTTGCACGGGTCTAGTTGGTACAGCCCGAAGAACCTAGCATTGTCAGGCTGGGAGATTACCGGCATCATGACTTTGGCGACCGGCTTTCCGTACGACATCTCGTACGCCGGCGGCTCGTCGAACTCCCTGTGGTGCTCCAGCAGCAACTCGTTCTACGCCTGCCCCGACGTCCCGAACCAAGTCGGCCCACTCGTTCGTCTCAACCCGCGCGTGCGTGTCGGAGCCAACGACGTCCCCAGCCAGACAGCCACTGCCACAGGCTGGTTTGCCTACAACACCGGCTTCGTTACCCCGGAGGCCATCGGTACCTTCGGCAACGAAGGACGGAACGCCTACCATGGTCCGGGGATCAACAATACCAACCTGATTATCGCGAGAAATTTCAACATGTCGTCTGACGGACTCCGGCGTCTGCGTCTCAGTATGGAATCCGACAACGTCTTCAATCACACCAACTTCGCTAATCCCAGCGCCACGCCCACCTTCAACTCCAGTGGTACGCCGACTGGAACGTTTGGCCAGATTACTTCCACCAACTCGGCCTATCCGGCCCGTCAGACCCAGCTCGCCGCGAAGTTCTACTTCTAA